The Apostichopus japonicus isolate 1M-3 chromosome 14, ASM3797524v1, whole genome shotgun sequence region aaaatagcaaccaaaaagatgtgcaactttggtgacagaaatgcaaaaaaagttttttctctttcatgctgactggccttgccaactcagccagacttttaacttgagggaagttggcatcatttgtcgtttcaagctgtcaaggcctttctcccaactcaaactcctgtgggctaccggtagatttgcaggatatgcccacatgtggacttaaatagcattagaggaagggggtggaagactaacacgcatcgatgtttcggtaatggtccacattgatggctcggtgcttattaggccatttattgggtttcttgaggcagctgtcatcagaatctggctttttgtgccaatcgatgaccgataacatgtattggtatgtaaatctcttcttcatatatctagcaacactctaaaaacaaatgagtggatttcattccattggagtgatcactcggcgcacttcaaattaagagtgaaatttaactctattggagttaaccctcactcctaatatgagtgaatataactctattaggagttaagatttactccaatggagtggaaattcactcttataccggaatgtgctcagtgatcactcccatggagtgaaattcacctatgtttttatcagtacagtacagtgcatatcatcatagacgtacatacgtacgtacgtactacgtacgttcgtatatcagacgcactcgatacccacgatacgatacggtcctggagaaactatttccactcatcattttttaaggcgatacagtagtgagtattgaacaggcacagccgcatgtttgcaggaaattcagaattcccaatattttatatctctaccagtagtgaaaatcatgtttcgacagtttcgtggacataaaaagttgttttgtggaatattcaatgacatatcaggggcggctgcaggatttgtgacaggggggggggtctgactggtccagccgcgcctgaatgtaagactatctaagcggagcgccatcatcggttggcgcggagcgtacaagaaaatttttagctttacaaaccccccagatggccggaaacggcacttcccgagtattctaagcagcatgtacctatagcctgaaaatatggatctcatgtctgcaatttcaggccccccgtagctacgccactgatcacgcatggggcactttccctcgaacgcggtaaaaaaaaaaaaaatcaggattttcaaaaagggggggcccgggccccccgggccccccccctggatccgcccctgggaACCTTGTATCGACTAAGATGGATCGACAAACCAGTATAAAATAAAACCATCACACATGTGCATATAAGTTACAGTATTGTGTTTAAAGGCCAAGGCATGatcacacacactcacacatacaCCATGGCATATGGACTGGAATAGTTTTGGACATAAACACCCACACCTATTTACTCTTGTTGATTTTTAGGGAACTATTATCTTCTTTAAGCCCTATAGACAGAGGTAATGTTGATACAAGTACTTGAGGTCTGTGTATACATTGGGTGGGCCAAGGGGAACAATCCCTTTGTTACAAAGGTAAATAGCTACTTTTAGCTGATTGAAAAGCTAATTTAACTTGTCAGCAACACTGGTTGCTAAGCCGTTGTCAAAACAGTGAGTTGGGTCTGTAGGCCCATTTCCTTTCATTATTGCCGGGATTACCCTCAGAATTAATCGTCTGTCTGCATGGTCTAGAGGagggttttttttattataaatgtgttgaaatattttcagttttgtcaAATATTATTGCAGTCCTTTAGTTTTTCCTTGAAATTTTGGAATATTGAAATGGATTTTGTCTGAAGTAATCAGCTGATTTTATTAGCATTGCATGTACAAGCTGTTTTGGTTTCTCGCCATAGGCAGGCTAATAAACTTTGCAGCTAAATTGGCGTGTGCTTGTGTGTGTAAGTACATGTGTATTTAAGTGTACTTACGATGCACAAACTTGGGAACACTACCATGAAGGTTTGAGGTCATGTCAGATGAGTAGAGGTCAAAGTGAAAGCCTTGCATGAAACTATTATTGAAGTATTATAACTTGGATAAAGTTTGTCCATTCATGATAGATTTGCCTTTTAAAGTGCAAAAAGTCTAGTTTGTTGGTGGaggaggtcagaggtcacttGAAGTTAATATGCATGATGTgggaaaaattgataaattttgtatttgatatgtggCTTACCCATATTGAATTTGAAGGTCCTATGATCTTTGCTGGGGATCAAAGTTCATCTGATGTTAACGTGTGATTAATATGTAAGAATCTTAAAAGTTGCATTTTTggctaatttgatgaaatttgctTGAAACAGCCTAGCCAGATTCATTTTTAGTGCATTCCACGCTTTGCTGTTGTTTATGTATGTACATAAAATATCTTTAACAATACATCTCCATAGGATATACCGATACACAGAAgcgtgtgcatgtgtgtgtgtaggccATACAATAATATTCCAACAGtgtttgttttcaaaaagttcAAACAGAGTTCATAGCCTTCCCAATATTCTACTTCATTTCACAAATCATTACTGTTGCCTTGATATcgtctctttttctttcttttttctccagAAACAGCATCACCTCGGGATAGAAGAGATTTTACTTGGGTGTCTGAACATTCCCAACTTTCATCCTCTCCTGAGACGACGACACCTACCAACTCGCTCATAGCTGCATCTGTTGGATTTTCATCCGATATTATACGAGAGGCCATTCAACCTGGACTCACAAATGTATCAACAATTTTGAGCCCATTGTCTTTATCACAAAATGTTACTTCTGTAACATCAACAACAGGTTCAAACATGATTGCTGTAAGTCAAATTTTTCTTACTTTTACGACACTcttttttggtccacatttttgtttttatttgactTGTGATCAATCTGTCATCACAGGTCTGTATTGCTCCTCAAAGTATGATGTTCTGTATTTAAACGCTTTAAGTGGTAATAGATTGATGGATAACTTGTACCTAGAGGATCCTGCGATGTCGTGTCAGGGAAAGATGCGCTGTAAGTAATAGAGGAACAAATGAAAATTGCTGACGTAGCTTACATAGGCTACTGATGGCCACATTTACCTGTAGTCATGTAATAGCTCCATGCTGTAGTGTAGGCAGATGATACTGCAGATGATTATTGTTAAACGGCATTGGTGCTGCCCTCAAAAATGTTAGAAATTAAGCCAAATAGTAGTCTTGCCACTGTTTTACAATTTAAATGTCAAGCTGGCAGCTTTTTTGAGTTGATTTGCCAGATCTCTTcaataaatttgcaaatttcaccagggcATTTAGTAGAATATGTCCCTCTTCTTTCATCAGCAGCAAATAAAATTTGCTCTGGACTTTCCTTTATATAGCCTCGCAAAGATTTCACAGAGAAAAAACGattcatcatttttaaaaaATTCCCCTTGACCTCAGGTATGCTTCCATTGGCAATCACCTCCTAATTTGGAATCTCTCTATAAATCAGTATCAGCTTACTCCCTGGTCCTTACAGAATGACATGTATCTTAGTCacagcatggagctataaacagattatagctccatggtcacaGTAAATGACATGAAACTAAACCCCGGGACCTCTAGGCCTCCATCACTCCAGTGAAGATCTGCCTAAACTTGCATTAACACTTGGGACCTTGGTTGCTATTCTCATCAAGTGGTTTAAGAGGCCAAATTATGAGCTAATAGTTTATTGTGTAATGATAAGTATCTGACAGAGGgattgggaggggggtgagggtgggggagagATGGTTGGTTAATGCAAAGAGgatatgaatgaaatatttacttttaataatgaaatgtaACCAGCTGCTTAAGTAGACGTCTGATACCTGGTTGTAAACAACTAAATATCTCATTGGATTTAACCACTGTaatatcatatttcattattCATCGACTGTTTAGGACAACCAACTTGTCGTGTAAGGGTAACCTGTAATTTTCTTAAAATCAATCCAGTCCTCTACTCTGTAGGATTTGTAGAAGATTCTAGTctagtttcttctttttcaacCTGCAGTTTCCATCCCAAGTGAGTCCCTCCTCTATAGCATCCCTCCAGTTCTCCTCCACGAATAGTGTAGCGCCCTCTTTGTACCACGGTACCGTCATCGCGGATGCCAGCGCCAACCTAGCGACGAGTATGGCAGTCCCAGACCACTATCAAGTCCATACAGAACCTTTAATATGCAAGTGGCACAACTGCTTTGAAAAATTTATCCGCTTGGAGGAGTTGGTGAACCACGTCAACGAGCGCCACGTCCGGCTAGAGAAAGAAGCAGAATATTGTTGTCGATGGGAAGGCTGTGCTCGAAAGGGAAAAGGATTCAATGCAAGGTATGAGAGAGGGTACAGTTACTGTAAGGCTAGTGTTACAGTATGTGTATGAAGAAGTACAGTAAGCCTCTCCCTCAACAGACTTTGATTGATTTCTTGGTTAAATGAATGGCCCCTGTCCTGATAAGATCTTTCGCATCCAGGGGTGAGGGACAATTTCTAAGGGGACCTCTCCTTCCTTTGTATAACAAGGAAAACCTGAAAGGTTTGAAAGGTTAGCTGGAACTTTAGACCATGTATATGTggcatattttcttttctttcctttgtgaTCTGTTAGAAAATCAGACATTATTATCTGTCTGCCTGCTTGCCAGAATACTAACTTTGACATTgtaaattcattcattcattcatttatttgtttcttcacaatataaatacagtgAAGGTaactaagtgacaaaacatatcaacaacagggaaaattgtgaaaggaagcactcAAAAAATGCCAGAGGGCTTGTCTAGTAGAGCGCTCCCATAAGTGaatagagagaacaatacaagaaCAAAGTTTGCATatccatataatatataacaattttcTTAGGAATGTTACGTAAAGTCAAACGAGTTGAAAAAGATTTTCCAAGATGAGCCTTACCTACCTTCCTCTTTTATCTTGTCTTACTCTTTATTGATTTTGAGGAGAAAAGTTACCAGAAATTAgaggaaattaaaaaattgtttaactGTAACTGCCTTTCATTATTTGTCAAGTTTTAAAGGTCTTTTCCCAGATTTCTGTACAAGCTATTCAGCATCTTACAAGTTGACAGTTCCTTTATTTCTCATTAATATCATTGGCAAACAAATGTAGGGATTTGTGAAATGAAGTAGATCTACCTTTAGTAATGCTATCAACTCTTTTTAATTCTTATAATTTTGTCAtggtttatattatataaaagaaATGCTATAGTCATGAAACCCCAATTGTTGTAGCAACTTTCAAATATCACAACAAATAGAGAGGTCAGTAGATCCAGCACCTTTTTAGAGACTATGCCCACCCACCTGGTATGGTGTGTATATCAGGGAATAGAcctctatatagatatatatatatatatatatatatatatatcacatatcatatatatgtatatgtatatatatatgtatatgtcgTTGTGGGTATTATGGGACTTACCAAACCTTATTGCCTGATGGAGCTTACCCCAAAGGAATTAACCCTACATGGTGGTGGTTATTTGGTTAAAGGGAAACCCTGAGCTCTTTCACCGGGGACTTGTGTCTAATGCAGGCACCAAACTACACTGAATATGTGCAGTGGTGTGTTGCTTACACAGTATCCATTTGAGTTAACTAGGTTGACTCCTGAGGAAAGTTTCCAGACAAGGTTGTTGAATTTGAAAGCAGCTGTTCACACATTTAGTTGTCTGTGTCAGGGAATATTTTGGTGTTAAACCTTTGCATAGCAACATTGAAAGCTCCTAAGTTTGTCTTcttataaaaaatatgtttttttctctttatctaTCAATTTCCTTGTTTTTCCGACAGGTACAAAATGCTGATCCACGTACGCACACATACGAACGAGAAACCTCATCAGTGCCAGCATTGTCGGAAATGTTTCTCAAGACTGGAGAATCTTAAAATTCACACACGCTCTCATACAGGTAAGAAAGTTCCATGAAAGTCACTGGGTGGGTCCGGTTTACAGGTCTGGTATTTCTATTGCACCTACAGGTCTGGTTCTATTGTCCCTACAGGCCTGGTAACTGAAACATTTGCTCCTCTAAAACCCTCCTACTCTCCCTTTTGCATCCTTGTTAAACCCTGTTAGTTGCTGTGTTAATATGTATTTGTGACTTTGATTAATCTGTTCCCTACAATAAGGTAAAAGGAACAGCTCCATGGAATCAGAAAACATTTGTAATCCACAATAAACATGTAGTCCCCTTCACCATAGTATCAACATTATTGACATTTTACACCCtaaatttacccccccccccctgcctcctacCCTCCCATATTTACCATATAGAGAAAGTATTATTGCTTGCAttgctgttttaattttttcagTTAAGCATACTTTTTCAATTCAAGCAGCATATTGACTTTTATTGAATCTTTGCATCATTCTGAACAAGTCCAGTATGAATGCCTTTATCTCTTTTATCTCTAACTCCAGGAGAGAAGCCGTATGTTTGTCCAGTAGAGGGCTGCAATAAGAGGTACTCAAATTCAAGTGACCGTTTCAAGCACACAAGGACTCACCACGAGGAGAAGCCGTACTCTTGCAAACTGCCAGGGTGCACCAAGAGGTACACAGACCCTAGCTCCCTTAGGAAGCATGTCAAATCTCACGGACATTATTCTCGAGAGCAGAGGACTAAACCTTCCGAGAAAACCGCTCACAGTATGAGCATCTCCAACTTAATAACCTCCACGACGCCCACAGTCACGGCTACCAACCAACTCTCTCCTGCCAGTATGTTGGCGTCGTTACCGTCGTTCGCCACTGCAGGTACCAACAGTTTATCAGAGAGGGTCATCATGTACCCCATCTTGGTGCACTCTCCAGCCTTGCCACCACACTACAGCTACGTAACAGTTCCCACCGGTCCACTTGCCTCTCTCCCGTCGACCCTCTCAAGCCCTCTGCTCTCCAATTCTGTCTTGCCGTTAAACAGCATCGCTAAACTTAGGACTGATAGTTTTTACTCGGCCTTGTCACCCTCGGTGCTACCTtattcctcctcctccttgtcGGACCTACCTGCGAGTGAACACGGTCATAGCGTATGCAAGAGGCAGAAGAGGGAGGACAGTCCTTTGTCTTTGACCCAGTATACTTCTCACCCCGAAACCAGGGATATCACCGTGGCGACCAAGTCATAGCTGTACCTGATATGTCTTATAAAAAAAGGAATATGCAGAAGCGAtcaattcaatatttattaATGGTGGAAAGAAAGCAACCTTGTCATATTTCTAATATATTTATAGCTGCTTTTCAGGGTACTGTATCTAATTTTACGCTGGAAGATAAATGATGAAAAAGACATACATTCTATTGACCTTGAAAAAGGAGAACAAATTCCAATGACaaaaaatactgaaaaatatatataatgccGTAGGCAAGCAGTTCATTACATCATTACACCCAAAAAATGTATGTTTGATCTTTTGCCAGCACCTGTAGCCATACTTAAATGTATAATGAAATAATACAGCACTAGGGAACTTCTCAATAGAGAAGTAACAACAATTTCACTGTTCGTCTCTGTAATAGCAGGACATATTCTATCTTGCTGTGATGAATGGTATATGGCAATGATGATAACTTCACTTTGTGCCTGATATAtaaattaggctaggcctaatgaCCTGTGTTGTGGGAGTGTTGTGGTCCTATCGTTATGTTGCAATGATAAAGCACTGATAATGCAAATTAGGCTGGGAATAGAAACATTGTGTTGTGAAGATGTTGCAGTCCTGATGTTAGACTATAACCATTTGTAATGTCACACATGGAAATTGGGCTAGGCCTATTTAcatttttgatggaggtgttgTTTAGAGCATGCtaaattgctatatatatatatatatatgtatagagctagttttgctcgaaagctctgcaaaaccaaacattggctgttttacttccaatcacttacctaatttaattattgtatctcactcgagatccagcctttctctaaatgcagcatagttgtttaacagtttttccgttattcctatctATATCTTTCACTGTTGGTATCTAATTGATCCAACTATGCTTCAAAATGGAGAGCAACTTTGAAAACGCTTTGACGCCTTTCCGAAAGCGGGTTAGGTATCGGCATCACCTTTCCAACTACAGACTATACCGTAATAAAATAGTTTCagttcctgctactccttgtcactttcggtgatcatgcactgaagaagagctagttttgctcgaaagctctgcaaaaaccaaacattggctgttttacttccaatcacttacctaatttaattattgtatctcactcgagatccagcctttctctaaatgcagcatagttttTTAACAGtatttccgttattcctatatatatatatatatatgcattgcaACATATGATTTTGTCAGATTCATCAAATTTTCCAACTGAcaagaaaaaagacaaagtaaagcatgatgataatgatgaaatcATTTCAGTGTGTGATTAATATTACTGTTCCATATTTCGGTGTGCTGCTGCTTGTTGCCCAGACCTCGGTGGTGGTCTTCatcttaaaggagacacaaacccaatcCGAATCACTGTTTCATGTGATAAAGATATCAACTGTGATGTGAACAAATTCATTAAAGAGTGAATGAAAAACCATATTCCATTTGGGATTTGTCATAGACTAAATACAAAGCTGAAGGCTTAATCAAGTTTATAATATGACATCATAatcaagccacatgtgcttcgatgttttatttattacaatatttatttgcTGCAATGGAGACGTGAGTTTGTTAaagctgaatctaaaatatttaaaatttaaactttcaGTACCTGATAATatgaaatgataaacaaagagaaagttaaAGGTTGCAGCACATTGTGGGCTCCATGACATCAcagtttttacaaaatgaaattccCCTGACAAAAGGAACATAATGTTTCTTAGCTGTCTGTGGGAGGTGCTCATCGCAAGGCATTTAAGCAAATCAGTAAAAGATGATAGTTTGTTCTGTCTCCTTCATGCAGCTATGAACAATAAACAAAGATGAACGAGCACACCAGTTTACCTGTTCAAGTAATCTTATCATTAGGAGTTGCCTTGAATTCAAAATTATCATGGAGGCTTTTTTTGTAGCCGTTCTTTTGTCAAactttgtaaaaatattaataatagttATCAATCCTGATGGAACAAAGAAGGGACTCCTGCTGCTATCTATACATTTGACTGGGTATTtgtccttggggggggggggggggtgttgaggGTGGCAGGTTCCATCTCTTTCTACCTTGTCAGGTCATCAGTCAAGCAGTATGGATGATCAGTGTGGgttcttttattttgatattcaGCTGGGGAATATTTAGACCACTGCTATTAGGTGTGTGACCCTCTATTCAAccgcacaaaaaaaaattcaagagtATTTATCtgcacaaccttgcatttaaAGTTAATTATACACCTAATTTATAAATCTATTATGCATCAGAATTTTAAAACTTTACAATTGTTTCTGTGGAGGGAAACCctcccaatccccccccccccccctcccattgcaGTCATCAGAATCCAGCCCTCTATAAAATCATTCATTCCCCTCCGACCCTTCCATAAAGATTCAAGCCCTGTACCAAAGTCGAGACAAGATTTTAGAGTTAACTTATTCTAAATGTTGAAAAGTCATAGCTGAGAGCTCAATATTGAATATTATAGCATAGTTAATACAGTCAGATTGTATTACCTGTTACAATATTATATTGTAATTAATCAAACTTGTTAAAAATTGTTAAACTGTTATATATCTTTTCAAGTCAATTCATGCCATTATGTTTCTACGACAGCAAGTTTTGTTAAAAGCATCCCATGAAAATTTGCATTTGTATTCCTCTTATGTCATAATTCTGCCAACTTCCAATTTTGGaagtttttttaaatgaaaaggCCTATTTATAACATAAATTAACACACTTTTTTCGATATTTCATACCTGGAGTGTATCCTCACGAGGGGTTGATGTGTGCAGTACTGTGATACTGTATGTCCATTGACTTTATTAATCCCCAGCAAAGCGCATCGTATTTTTCAGCATATCAGTTTTCATCGTTTACAAGTATTGGCGAAAGTCAAGAATTGGCGTATATTCAAGGGTGACGTTTAAAGTTTTCATTTGAGTGATTGTTACATTCTTTGTGCCATAAAAAATTTTTTGAGTTGTTGAAAGTGGATG contains the following coding sequences:
- the LOC139979791 gene encoding uncharacterized protein — its product is MDIGTCMESVAAACHQVPIQLGCLQSIFTEVQDIAHVVKITSGRQGGKKTPLPEGGLVVGMEQHETASPRDRRDFTWVSEHSQLSSSPETTTPTNSLIAASVGFSSDIIREAIQPGLTNVSTILSPLSLSQNVTSVTSTTGSNMIAFPSQVSPSSIASLQFSSTNSVAPSLYHGTVIADASANLATSMAVPDHYQVHTEPLICKWHNCFEKFIRLEELVNHVNERHVRLEKEAEYCCRWEGCARKGKGFNARYKMLIHVRTHTNEKPHQCQHCRKCFSRLENLKIHTRSHTGEKPYVCPVEGCNKRYSNSSDRFKHTRTHHEEKPYSCKLPGCTKRYTDPSSLRKHVKSHGHYSREQRTKPSEKTAHSMSISNLITSTTPTVTATNQLSPASMLASLPSFATAGTNSLSERVIMYPILVHSPALPPHYSYVTVPTGPLASLPSTLSSPLLSNSVLPLNSIAKLRTDSFYSALSPSVLPYSSSSLSDLPASEHGHSVCKRQKREDSPLSLTQYTSHPETRDITVATKS